In Juglans microcarpa x Juglans regia isolate MS1-56 chromosome 7D, Jm3101_v1.0, whole genome shotgun sequence, the following are encoded in one genomic region:
- the LOC121238879 gene encoding E3 ubiquitin-protein ligase listerin isoform X1, with protein sequence MGRQKGEGGKGKGRASSSSLAASLLPAGSTAAVGFGGYVGGSRLDSSLASDEASSFVDMDGEVAQHLKRLGRKDPVTKLKALASLSVLFKEKPGKDIVSIIPQWAFEYKRLLQDYNREVRRATHDTMTNLVVAVGRDLAPHLKSLMGPWWFSQFDPVSEVSQAAKRSLQAAFQAQEKRLDALMLCTNEIFMYLEENLKLTPQNMSDKAVALDELKEMHQQVIYASLLALATLLDVLICVQLERPGFENLTVEPKHASKARATAISSAENLFTAHKYFVDFLKSQSPAIRSAAFSVLRSFIKNIPQAFNEVNIKTISGMILGAFQEKDPVCHSSMWDAVLLFSRRFPDSWTSLNVQKVVCSRLWYFLRNGCFGSYQVSYPALVPFLDTVPPKAIEGEKFFLDFFQNLWAGRNPFHSSNANRVAFFQAFKECFLWGLRNASRYCEGVDSIHHFQVNLIDNILVKLLWQDYMFLVSLKTSEGVLSGTSAASSEKSNLPSNKKTAETSNIKYPVSYLRDLGKCIIEILSGISLMEHDLLSTFTVEFKENCLGMLQQTENTERSTESVEQIIHFILLLEEHAVHRDENWPLVDLVGPMLAQSFPLITSLDSPECVRLLSVSVSVFGPRKILQELFIHNKGHSSSLSGDRGRQLNEEQFIQMFREIFVPWCMHEDNSSTSARLDLLLALLDDECFSEQWGTVITHVTNLEHSGTVPAYRGSNRIAMLAMLLEKARDKITRKVGEDSYSQKGAKMDQWHHDDLEIAAVTIASSLPPFRTSDAQFVRAVLGGSKEGDATPFVSRNTLILIFEEVFRKLLSFILESSLTWVRDAGFLLAAREMNFGMELESSSSMYEMGQFALEVLDGSFFCLKTLDEENGLLQRISAAIFIIDWEFSIRTAIDDAIDEKLNKNIVARLNFGESVHAFHCKRSNQFWKSLSIHSRGRLGSILIQCIRSAIFSEDRLDADNITSLCCLWMLEVLECFCQDQDEEQNLLDQLLSKGDIWPLWIRPDFNTPKGAAVLEIENVPSGIHASGSDKFVSFVNKLILKIGIDRVIGLGKHTPSPKEAAYEQVTSRPWLVAEMLCTWKWPGGSAIASFLPLLSSYVKSRSYGFQESLLDSVFNILLHGALVHGGRSAHSFSYVWPASGDGVKDIKEPFLRALVSFLYTLFKDDIWETQKVKTLFEFLVNKLFIGEAININCLRILPPLVNILVRALCQNGIGSGESSMDARLDSPKENHMQDALEGWLQRTLLFPPLVSWKIEEDMEDWFELVISCYPLSASGGIQALKQERNISTVERSLLLALFRKQRHGASASSAANQQPVVQMLLSKLMVISVGYCWKEFDEDDWEFLLSNLRRWIQSAVVVMEEVAENLNDAFVDMSSSDNLDIKLKKLKQIVLVSNSSPIDIATNALLSFSLFSGHLLHQQSEDLNNINPLRTERWDPIRDRILEGILRLFFCTGIAEAIASCCCHQAASIVASHRLEHRYFWELIASSVANSSPHVRDKAVKSVEFWGLSKGPISSLYAILFSSNPVYSLQFAAYFMLSTEPVSNLAITGEGPAMCLDSDSTVDQDPRNPDLSSKQNIHLREEISCMIEKLPYEVLEMDLVAQKRVNVFLAWSLLLSHLWSLPSSSPGKDRLVQYIQDSVSSVILDCIFQNIPVELCMTHSLKKKDTELPAGISEVASAATRAITMGSLLCSMESLWPVEEVKVASLGGAIFGVMLCVLPAYVRGWFSDLRDRSVSSAIESFTRSWCSPPLIANELSQIKKAKFADENFSVSVSKSANEVVATYTKDETGMDLVIRLPASYPLRPVDVDCTKSLGISEVKQRKWLMSMMSFVRNQNGALAEAIGIWKRNFDKEFEGVEECPICYSVIHTTNHSLPRLACKTCKHKFHSACLYKWFSTSHKSSCPLCQSPF encoded by the exons TGGTTTTCTCAATTTGATCCTGTTTCTGAAGTTTCTCAAGCTGCAAAACGATCATTACAG GCCGCCTTTCAAGCACAGGAGAAGAGACTAGATGCTTTAATGCTATGCACAAATGAGATCTTTATGTATCTGGAAGAAAATCTAAAGCTCACGCCACAAAATATGTCTGATAAAGCAGTTGCTTTGGACGAGTTGAAAGAGATGCATCAGCAG GTGATATATGCATCATTACTTGCACTGGCTACACTACTTGATGTGTTGATTTGTGTGCAATTAGAAAGACCTGGTTTTGAAAACTTAACTGTTGAACCAAAACATGCTTCAAAGGCTCGGGCAACTGCTATTTCTTCTGCCGAAAATCTGTTCACTgctcataaatattttgtggaCTTCCTGAAGTCTCAAAGCCCTGCTATCCGGTCAGCTGCATTTTCAGTGTTAAggagttttataaaaaacattCCTCAGGCTTTTAATGaagtaaatataaaaactatatCTGGCATGATACTCGGTGCTTTCCAAGAGAAGGATCCTGTGTGTCATTCTTCAATGTGGGATGCAGTGTTACTATTTTCTAGAAGATTCCCTGACAGTTGGACTTCCTTGAATGTTCAGAAAGTTGTATGCAGCCGGTTATGGTATTTTCTCAGAAATGGGTGCTTTGGATCTTATCAGGTTTCTTATCCAGCTCTAGTTCCATTCTTAGACACTGTACCACCTAAAGCAATAGAGGGAGAGAAGTTTTTTCTTGACTTTTTCCAGAACCTATGGGCAGGAAGAAATCCATTCCATTCCTCAAATGCCAATAGAGTAGCATTCTTCCAGGCATTTAAAGAATGTTTTCTTTGGGGATTACGTAATGCATCAAG ATACTGTGAGGGAGTTGATTCCATCCATCATTTTCAAGTCAATCTTATTGACAATATACTTGTAAAGCTTTTGTGGCAAGACTACATGTTTTTGGTGAGCTTAAAAACCTCGGAAGGAGTCTTATCTGGAACATCTGCAGCTTCATCTGAGAAAAGTAATTTACCTTCCAATAAGAAGACAGCGGAAACATCAAATATTAAGTATCCAGTGAGCTATCTTCGAGACTTGGGAAAATGTATTATTGAAATTCTTTCAGGCATAAGTTTAATGGAGCATGATCTGCTCTCTACTTTCACTGTAGAATTTAAGGAAAATTGCCTGGGTATGCTGCAGCAAACAGAGAACACAGAAAGAAGCACTGAAAGTGTTGAACAGatcattcattttatcttattactGGAGGAACATGCAGTTCATAGAGATGAAAATTGGCCTTTGGTTGATTTAGTGGGACCAATGTTGGCACAATCTTTCCCATTGATAACATCACTA GATTCACCAGAGTGTGTGAGACTTCTATCGGTTTCTGTTTCTGTATTTGGACCACGCAAGATCCTCCAAGAACTTTTTATTCACAATAAAGGTCACTCTTCTAGTTTGTCTGGTGATAGGGGTAGACAATTGAATGAAGAGCAATTTATTCAAATGTTCAGGGAGATTTTTGTTCCTTGGTGCATGCATGAAGATAATAGCTCTACCAGTGCTCGACTTGATCTATTGCTTGCCTTGCTCGATGATGAATGTTTCTCTGAACAGTGGGGTACTGTTATAACACATGTAACTAACTTAGAACATTCTGGAACTGTGCCTGCTTACCGAGGTTCCAACCGCATAGCAATGTTAGCAATGCTGTTAGAGAAAGCAAGAGATAAAATTACAAGGAAAGTGGGAGAAGATTCCTATTCTCAGAAAGGTGCCAAAATGGATCAGTGGCATCATGACGATTTAGAGATAGCTGCTGTTACCATTGCCAGCTCACTTCCTCCCTTCAGAACTTCTGATGCTCAGTTTGTACG TGCTGTTCTTGGTGGTTCGAAAGAAGGTGATGCAACTCCCTTTGTGTCGAGAAATACATTGATCTTGATATTTGAGGAGGTTTTCCGAAAGTTGCTCTCTTTCATTCTAGAGTCCTCTTTGACTTGGGTAAGGGATGCTGGTTTTCTCCTAGCTGCCAGGGAAATGAATTTTGGGATGGAACTAGAAAGCTCTTCTAGTATGTATGAGATGGGCCAATTTGCTCTTGAAGTGCTTGATGGTAGCTTCTTTTGCTTAAAGAcacttgatgaagaaaatgGGCTACTTCAGCGTATTTCAGCTGCAATATTTATAATTGACTGGGAGTTTAGCATAAGAACAGCAATAGACGATGCAATTGAtgaaaaattgaacaaaaatattgtgGCCAGATTGAATTTTGGTGAATCAGTGCATGCTTTTCATTGTAAGAGAAGTAATCAGTTCTGGAAAAGCCTCAGCATACACAGTAGGGGGAGATTGGGGAGTATCTTGATTCAGTGTATTCGTTCTGCCATCTTCAGTGAAGATAGACTAGATGCCGATAATATCACATCTTTGTGTTGCTTGTGGATGCTTGAGGTTCTTGAATGTTTTTGTCAAGATCAAGATGAGGAACAAAATCTCTTAGATCAGCTTCTGAGCAAGGGTGATATCTGGCCATTGTGGATCCGTCCAGATTTTAATACCCCAAAGGGAGCAGCTGTGTTGGAAATTGAAAATGTGCCCTCTGGCATTCAT GCCTCTGGGAGTGACAAGTTTGTTTCTTTTGTCAACAAACTTATCTTGAAAATTGGTATAGACAGAGTTATTGGTTTGGGTAAACATACTCCATCGCCCAAGGAAGCAGCCTATGAACAAGTTACTTCTCGACCTTGGCTTGTTGCTGAAATGTTGTGCACATGGAAGTGGCCGGGTGGCAGTGCCATTGCTTCTTTCTTACCTTTACTGAGTTCATATGTCAAGAGTAGAAGTTATGGTTTCCAGGAAAGCTTATTGGATTCTGTTTTCAACATATTACTTCATGGTGCTCTTGTTCATGGAGGAAGAAGTGCACATAGTTTTTCATATGTGTGGCCTGCTTCAGGTGACGGTGTCAAGGATATTAAAGAACCCTTCTTGAGAGCTCTTGTATCTTTTCTTTATACTTTGTTCAAAGATGATATATGGGAAACACAGAAAGTTAAGACACTGTTTGAATTTCTTGTAAATAAGCTCTTTATTGGTGAAGCAATTAATATAAACTGTTTGAGAATTCTTCCGCCTCTTGTGAATATTCTTGTACGAGCACTATGTCAAAATGGCATTGGATCTGGTGAATCTAGTATGGATGCTAGACTTGATTCACCAAAGGAGAATCACATGCAGGATGCCCTTGAAGGCTGGCTGCAAAGAACTCTATTGTTCCCACCTCTGGTTTCATGGAAAATAGAAGAAG ATATGGAAGATTGGTTCGAGTTGGTTATATCTTGTTATCCTTTGAGTGCAAGCGGGGGTATACAAGCACTGAAACAGGAGAGAAACATCAGCACTGTGGAAAGATCACTCTTGCTTGCATTATTTCGAAAGCAGAGACATGGTGCCAGTGCATCATCTGCAGCTAATCAGCAGCCGGTGGTGCAGATGTTGCTATCAAAACTAATGGTTATTTCAGTTGGTTATTGCTGGAAGGAGTTTGATGAGGACGATTGGGAGTTTTTGTTGTCTAATTTAAGGCGTTGGATTCAATCAGCAGTTGTAGTGATGGAGGAAGTTGCCGAAAATCTGAATGATGCTTTCGTTGACATGTCATCTTCTGATAACTTGgatattaaattaaagaaactgAAGCAAATTGTTTTGGTTTCAAATTCATCACCTATAGATATTGCTACAAATGCCCTCTTATCATTTTCTCTGTTTTCTGGTCATCTTCTGCATCAACAATCTGAAGACTTGAACAATATAAATCCCTTGAGAACAGAAAGATGGGACCCCATCAGAGATCGGATTTTGGAAGGTATTCTTCGCTTATTTTTTTGCACGGGAATTGCTGAGGCCATTGCAAGTTGCTGTTGTCATCAGGCTGCATCTATAGTAGCATCTCACCGACTTGAACATCGCTACTTTTGGGAGTTGATAGCTTCAAGTGTTGCTAATTCTTCACCTCATGTTAGAGACAAAGCAGTGAAATCTGTTGAGTTCTGGGGCCTAAGCAAAGGGCCTATTAGCTCTTTGTATGCCATCCTTTTTTCGTCCAACCCAGTTTATTCATTGCAGTTTGCTGCTTATTTCATGCTTTCAACTGAACCCGTTTCAAATTTAGCTATCACTGGAGAAGGCCCTGCAATGTGCCTGGATAGTGATTCTACAGTTGACCAGGATCCTCGCAATCCAGATTTGTCATCAAAACAGAATATCCATTTGAGGGAGGAAATTTCGTGCATGATTGAGAAGTTACCTTATGAGGTTCTTGAGATGGATTTGGTGGCACAAAAACGG gTAAATGTATTCCTTGCTTGGTCTTTGTTGTTATCGCATTTGTGGTCATTACCATCATCATCACCTGGGAAGGATAGACTGGTCCAGTATATACAAGATTCTGTGAGTTCAGTTATTTTAGATTGCATTTTCCAGAATATACCGGTCGAATTGTGTATGACACATAGTCTGAAGAAGAAAGATACAGAGCTTCCTGCTGGGATATCAGAAGTTGCAAGTGCAGCAACGCGTGCCATTACGATGGGTTCATTGTTGTGCTCTATGGAATCTCTTTGGCCTGTTGAAGAAGTGAAAGTAGCTTCACTTGGTGGAGCAATATTTGGTGTGATGCTTTGTGTTCTTCCTGCTTATGTTCGAGGGTGGTTTAGTGATTTGCGTGATCGGTCTGTATCGTCTGCAATTGAATCCTTTACACGATCATGGTGCAGCCCTCCTCTCATTGCAAACGAGTTATCTCAG ATTAAGAAAGCCAAATTTGCTGATGAGAATTTTTCAGTTAGTGTAAGTAAATCAGCGAATGAGGTTGTTGCAACCTATACAAAGGATGAAACGGGAATGGATCTAGTTATCCGTCTTCCTGCATCTTACCCCTTACGCCCTGTGGATGTTGATTGCACCAAGAGCCTAGGGATTAGTGAAGTGAAGCAGAGAAAATGGTTAATGTCTATGATGTCATTTGTCCGCAATCAG AATGGAGCTTTAGCAGAAGCTATTGGAATATGGAAGCGCAACTTTGACAAAGAATTCGAAGGTGTTGAGGAGTGCCCTATCTGCTACAGCGTCATCCACACTACCAACCATAGCCTTCCACGGCTGGCTTGCAAGACCTGCAAGCACAAGTTCCATTCAGCCTGTCTCTATAAGTGGTTCTCAACTTCTCACAAATCATCTTGCCCTCTGTGCCAGTCTCCATTCTGA
- the LOC121238879 gene encoding E3 ubiquitin-protein ligase listerin isoform X2, giving the protein MGPWWFSQFDPVSEVSQAAKRSLQAAFQAQEKRLDALMLCTNEIFMYLEENLKLTPQNMSDKAVALDELKEMHQQVIYASLLALATLLDVLICVQLERPGFENLTVEPKHASKARATAISSAENLFTAHKYFVDFLKSQSPAIRSAAFSVLRSFIKNIPQAFNEVNIKTISGMILGAFQEKDPVCHSSMWDAVLLFSRRFPDSWTSLNVQKVVCSRLWYFLRNGCFGSYQVSYPALVPFLDTVPPKAIEGEKFFLDFFQNLWAGRNPFHSSNANRVAFFQAFKECFLWGLRNASRYCEGVDSIHHFQVNLIDNILVKLLWQDYMFLVSLKTSEGVLSGTSAASSEKSNLPSNKKTAETSNIKYPVSYLRDLGKCIIEILSGISLMEHDLLSTFTVEFKENCLGMLQQTENTERSTESVEQIIHFILLLEEHAVHRDENWPLVDLVGPMLAQSFPLITSLDSPECVRLLSVSVSVFGPRKILQELFIHNKGHSSSLSGDRGRQLNEEQFIQMFREIFVPWCMHEDNSSTSARLDLLLALLDDECFSEQWGTVITHVTNLEHSGTVPAYRGSNRIAMLAMLLEKARDKITRKVGEDSYSQKGAKMDQWHHDDLEIAAVTIASSLPPFRTSDAQFVRAVLGGSKEGDATPFVSRNTLILIFEEVFRKLLSFILESSLTWVRDAGFLLAAREMNFGMELESSSSMYEMGQFALEVLDGSFFCLKTLDEENGLLQRISAAIFIIDWEFSIRTAIDDAIDEKLNKNIVARLNFGESVHAFHCKRSNQFWKSLSIHSRGRLGSILIQCIRSAIFSEDRLDADNITSLCCLWMLEVLECFCQDQDEEQNLLDQLLSKGDIWPLWIRPDFNTPKGAAVLEIENVPSGIHASGSDKFVSFVNKLILKIGIDRVIGLGKHTPSPKEAAYEQVTSRPWLVAEMLCTWKWPGGSAIASFLPLLSSYVKSRSYGFQESLLDSVFNILLHGALVHGGRSAHSFSYVWPASGDGVKDIKEPFLRALVSFLYTLFKDDIWETQKVKTLFEFLVNKLFIGEAININCLRILPPLVNILVRALCQNGIGSGESSMDARLDSPKENHMQDALEGWLQRTLLFPPLVSWKIEEDMEDWFELVISCYPLSASGGIQALKQERNISTVERSLLLALFRKQRHGASASSAANQQPVVQMLLSKLMVISVGYCWKEFDEDDWEFLLSNLRRWIQSAVVVMEEVAENLNDAFVDMSSSDNLDIKLKKLKQIVLVSNSSPIDIATNALLSFSLFSGHLLHQQSEDLNNINPLRTERWDPIRDRILEGILRLFFCTGIAEAIASCCCHQAASIVASHRLEHRYFWELIASSVANSSPHVRDKAVKSVEFWGLSKGPISSLYAILFSSNPVYSLQFAAYFMLSTEPVSNLAITGEGPAMCLDSDSTVDQDPRNPDLSSKQNIHLREEISCMIEKLPYEVLEMDLVAQKRVNVFLAWSLLLSHLWSLPSSSPGKDRLVQYIQDSVSSVILDCIFQNIPVELCMTHSLKKKDTELPAGISEVASAATRAITMGSLLCSMESLWPVEEVKVASLGGAIFGVMLCVLPAYVRGWFSDLRDRSVSSAIESFTRSWCSPPLIANELSQIKKAKFADENFSVSVSKSANEVVATYTKDETGMDLVIRLPASYPLRPVDVDCTKSLGISEVKQRKWLMSMMSFVRNQNGALAEAIGIWKRNFDKEFEGVEECPICYSVIHTTNHSLPRLACKTCKHKFHSACLYKWFSTSHKSSCPLCQSPF; this is encoded by the exons TGGTTTTCTCAATTTGATCCTGTTTCTGAAGTTTCTCAAGCTGCAAAACGATCATTACAG GCCGCCTTTCAAGCACAGGAGAAGAGACTAGATGCTTTAATGCTATGCACAAATGAGATCTTTATGTATCTGGAAGAAAATCTAAAGCTCACGCCACAAAATATGTCTGATAAAGCAGTTGCTTTGGACGAGTTGAAAGAGATGCATCAGCAG GTGATATATGCATCATTACTTGCACTGGCTACACTACTTGATGTGTTGATTTGTGTGCAATTAGAAAGACCTGGTTTTGAAAACTTAACTGTTGAACCAAAACATGCTTCAAAGGCTCGGGCAACTGCTATTTCTTCTGCCGAAAATCTGTTCACTgctcataaatattttgtggaCTTCCTGAAGTCTCAAAGCCCTGCTATCCGGTCAGCTGCATTTTCAGTGTTAAggagttttataaaaaacattCCTCAGGCTTTTAATGaagtaaatataaaaactatatCTGGCATGATACTCGGTGCTTTCCAAGAGAAGGATCCTGTGTGTCATTCTTCAATGTGGGATGCAGTGTTACTATTTTCTAGAAGATTCCCTGACAGTTGGACTTCCTTGAATGTTCAGAAAGTTGTATGCAGCCGGTTATGGTATTTTCTCAGAAATGGGTGCTTTGGATCTTATCAGGTTTCTTATCCAGCTCTAGTTCCATTCTTAGACACTGTACCACCTAAAGCAATAGAGGGAGAGAAGTTTTTTCTTGACTTTTTCCAGAACCTATGGGCAGGAAGAAATCCATTCCATTCCTCAAATGCCAATAGAGTAGCATTCTTCCAGGCATTTAAAGAATGTTTTCTTTGGGGATTACGTAATGCATCAAG ATACTGTGAGGGAGTTGATTCCATCCATCATTTTCAAGTCAATCTTATTGACAATATACTTGTAAAGCTTTTGTGGCAAGACTACATGTTTTTGGTGAGCTTAAAAACCTCGGAAGGAGTCTTATCTGGAACATCTGCAGCTTCATCTGAGAAAAGTAATTTACCTTCCAATAAGAAGACAGCGGAAACATCAAATATTAAGTATCCAGTGAGCTATCTTCGAGACTTGGGAAAATGTATTATTGAAATTCTTTCAGGCATAAGTTTAATGGAGCATGATCTGCTCTCTACTTTCACTGTAGAATTTAAGGAAAATTGCCTGGGTATGCTGCAGCAAACAGAGAACACAGAAAGAAGCACTGAAAGTGTTGAACAGatcattcattttatcttattactGGAGGAACATGCAGTTCATAGAGATGAAAATTGGCCTTTGGTTGATTTAGTGGGACCAATGTTGGCACAATCTTTCCCATTGATAACATCACTA GATTCACCAGAGTGTGTGAGACTTCTATCGGTTTCTGTTTCTGTATTTGGACCACGCAAGATCCTCCAAGAACTTTTTATTCACAATAAAGGTCACTCTTCTAGTTTGTCTGGTGATAGGGGTAGACAATTGAATGAAGAGCAATTTATTCAAATGTTCAGGGAGATTTTTGTTCCTTGGTGCATGCATGAAGATAATAGCTCTACCAGTGCTCGACTTGATCTATTGCTTGCCTTGCTCGATGATGAATGTTTCTCTGAACAGTGGGGTACTGTTATAACACATGTAACTAACTTAGAACATTCTGGAACTGTGCCTGCTTACCGAGGTTCCAACCGCATAGCAATGTTAGCAATGCTGTTAGAGAAAGCAAGAGATAAAATTACAAGGAAAGTGGGAGAAGATTCCTATTCTCAGAAAGGTGCCAAAATGGATCAGTGGCATCATGACGATTTAGAGATAGCTGCTGTTACCATTGCCAGCTCACTTCCTCCCTTCAGAACTTCTGATGCTCAGTTTGTACG TGCTGTTCTTGGTGGTTCGAAAGAAGGTGATGCAACTCCCTTTGTGTCGAGAAATACATTGATCTTGATATTTGAGGAGGTTTTCCGAAAGTTGCTCTCTTTCATTCTAGAGTCCTCTTTGACTTGGGTAAGGGATGCTGGTTTTCTCCTAGCTGCCAGGGAAATGAATTTTGGGATGGAACTAGAAAGCTCTTCTAGTATGTATGAGATGGGCCAATTTGCTCTTGAAGTGCTTGATGGTAGCTTCTTTTGCTTAAAGAcacttgatgaagaaaatgGGCTACTTCAGCGTATTTCAGCTGCAATATTTATAATTGACTGGGAGTTTAGCATAAGAACAGCAATAGACGATGCAATTGAtgaaaaattgaacaaaaatattgtgGCCAGATTGAATTTTGGTGAATCAGTGCATGCTTTTCATTGTAAGAGAAGTAATCAGTTCTGGAAAAGCCTCAGCATACACAGTAGGGGGAGATTGGGGAGTATCTTGATTCAGTGTATTCGTTCTGCCATCTTCAGTGAAGATAGACTAGATGCCGATAATATCACATCTTTGTGTTGCTTGTGGATGCTTGAGGTTCTTGAATGTTTTTGTCAAGATCAAGATGAGGAACAAAATCTCTTAGATCAGCTTCTGAGCAAGGGTGATATCTGGCCATTGTGGATCCGTCCAGATTTTAATACCCCAAAGGGAGCAGCTGTGTTGGAAATTGAAAATGTGCCCTCTGGCATTCAT GCCTCTGGGAGTGACAAGTTTGTTTCTTTTGTCAACAAACTTATCTTGAAAATTGGTATAGACAGAGTTATTGGTTTGGGTAAACATACTCCATCGCCCAAGGAAGCAGCCTATGAACAAGTTACTTCTCGACCTTGGCTTGTTGCTGAAATGTTGTGCACATGGAAGTGGCCGGGTGGCAGTGCCATTGCTTCTTTCTTACCTTTACTGAGTTCATATGTCAAGAGTAGAAGTTATGGTTTCCAGGAAAGCTTATTGGATTCTGTTTTCAACATATTACTTCATGGTGCTCTTGTTCATGGAGGAAGAAGTGCACATAGTTTTTCATATGTGTGGCCTGCTTCAGGTGACGGTGTCAAGGATATTAAAGAACCCTTCTTGAGAGCTCTTGTATCTTTTCTTTATACTTTGTTCAAAGATGATATATGGGAAACACAGAAAGTTAAGACACTGTTTGAATTTCTTGTAAATAAGCTCTTTATTGGTGAAGCAATTAATATAAACTGTTTGAGAATTCTTCCGCCTCTTGTGAATATTCTTGTACGAGCACTATGTCAAAATGGCATTGGATCTGGTGAATCTAGTATGGATGCTAGACTTGATTCACCAAAGGAGAATCACATGCAGGATGCCCTTGAAGGCTGGCTGCAAAGAACTCTATTGTTCCCACCTCTGGTTTCATGGAAAATAGAAGAAG ATATGGAAGATTGGTTCGAGTTGGTTATATCTTGTTATCCTTTGAGTGCAAGCGGGGGTATACAAGCACTGAAACAGGAGAGAAACATCAGCACTGTGGAAAGATCACTCTTGCTTGCATTATTTCGAAAGCAGAGACATGGTGCCAGTGCATCATCTGCAGCTAATCAGCAGCCGGTGGTGCAGATGTTGCTATCAAAACTAATGGTTATTTCAGTTGGTTATTGCTGGAAGGAGTTTGATGAGGACGATTGGGAGTTTTTGTTGTCTAATTTAAGGCGTTGGATTCAATCAGCAGTTGTAGTGATGGAGGAAGTTGCCGAAAATCTGAATGATGCTTTCGTTGACATGTCATCTTCTGATAACTTGgatattaaattaaagaaactgAAGCAAATTGTTTTGGTTTCAAATTCATCACCTATAGATATTGCTACAAATGCCCTCTTATCATTTTCTCTGTTTTCTGGTCATCTTCTGCATCAACAATCTGAAGACTTGAACAATATAAATCCCTTGAGAACAGAAAGATGGGACCCCATCAGAGATCGGATTTTGGAAGGTATTCTTCGCTTATTTTTTTGCACGGGAATTGCTGAGGCCATTGCAAGTTGCTGTTGTCATCAGGCTGCATCTATAGTAGCATCTCACCGACTTGAACATCGCTACTTTTGGGAGTTGATAGCTTCAAGTGTTGCTAATTCTTCACCTCATGTTAGAGACAAAGCAGTGAAATCTGTTGAGTTCTGGGGCCTAAGCAAAGGGCCTATTAGCTCTTTGTATGCCATCCTTTTTTCGTCCAACCCAGTTTATTCATTGCAGTTTGCTGCTTATTTCATGCTTTCAACTGAACCCGTTTCAAATTTAGCTATCACTGGAGAAGGCCCTGCAATGTGCCTGGATAGTGATTCTACAGTTGACCAGGATCCTCGCAATCCAGATTTGTCATCAAAACAGAATATCCATTTGAGGGAGGAAATTTCGTGCATGATTGAGAAGTTACCTTATGAGGTTCTTGAGATGGATTTGGTGGCACAAAAACGG gTAAATGTATTCCTTGCTTGGTCTTTGTTGTTATCGCATTTGTGGTCATTACCATCATCATCACCTGGGAAGGATAGACTGGTCCAGTATATACAAGATTCTGTGAGTTCAGTTATTTTAGATTGCATTTTCCAGAATATACCGGTCGAATTGTGTATGACACATAGTCTGAAGAAGAAAGATACAGAGCTTCCTGCTGGGATATCAGAAGTTGCAAGTGCAGCAACGCGTGCCATTACGATGGGTTCATTGTTGTGCTCTATGGAATCTCTTTGGCCTGTTGAAGAAGTGAAAGTAGCTTCACTTGGTGGAGCAATATTTGGTGTGATGCTTTGTGTTCTTCCTGCTTATGTTCGAGGGTGGTTTAGTGATTTGCGTGATCGGTCTGTATCGTCTGCAATTGAATCCTTTACACGATCATGGTGCAGCCCTCCTCTCATTGCAAACGAGTTATCTCAG ATTAAGAAAGCCAAATTTGCTGATGAGAATTTTTCAGTTAGTGTAAGTAAATCAGCGAATGAGGTTGTTGCAACCTATACAAAGGATGAAACGGGAATGGATCTAGTTATCCGTCTTCCTGCATCTTACCCCTTACGCCCTGTGGATGTTGATTGCACCAAGAGCCTAGGGATTAGTGAAGTGAAGCAGAGAAAATGGTTAATGTCTATGATGTCATTTGTCCGCAATCAG AATGGAGCTTTAGCAGAAGCTATTGGAATATGGAAGCGCAACTTTGACAAAGAATTCGAAGGTGTTGAGGAGTGCCCTATCTGCTACAGCGTCATCCACACTACCAACCATAGCCTTCCACGGCTGGCTTGCAAGACCTGCAAGCACAAGTTCCATTCAGCCTGTCTCTATAAGTGGTTCTCAACTTCTCACAAATCATCTTGCCCTCTGTGCCAGTCTCCATTCTGA